A genomic window from Strix uralensis isolate ZFMK-TIS-50842 chromosome 20, bStrUra1, whole genome shotgun sequence includes:
- the EVI2A gene encoding protein EVI2A has product MKTQRHGKTHFTFPVVMIFSWCLQTSANHTGHLRVINETWNPTSQNLSGSQNITEATTSSPLSINFSSKVTTFGRQTTSLQSSSSTMTQNSTSSPARSAVSATGGPRNTSKPKSTTTKETCEDNKSLILICFIIIAVLVLICTFLFLSTVVIANKMSYLKKNQQGKRRPRSNGDILATNSLWPTAAGTWQRMPKETPGMDLVMQDFVSGRDAAIQRKCQDETTEKLTKEIDNEQENKEPKSHKPILTNFVVEI; this is encoded by the coding sequence ATGAAGACACAGAGACACGGTAAAACACATTTCACCTTCCCTGTTGTGATGATCTTTTCTTGGTGTTTGCAAACAAGTGCAAACCACACCGGTCATCTGAGGGTTATAAATGAAACCTGGAATCCTACCAGCCAAAACCTAAGTGGAAGCCAGAACATAACAGAAGCCACTACAAGTTCTCCTCTGAGCATCAATTTCAGCAGCAAAGTGACTACTTTTGGAAGGCAGACAACTTCCCTGCAATCCTCGTCCTCCACAATGACCCAAAATTCAACATCTTCCCCCGCCAGAAGTGCTGTTTCTGCTACCGGAGGACCCAGGAATACCAGCAAACCCAAGAgtacaacaacaaaagaaacatgtGAAGACAATAAGTCTCTTATCCTgatttgcttcattataatagCAGTACTTGTGCTTATCTGCACCTTCTTATTTCTGTCAACAGTCGTAATAGCAAACAAAATGTCATATctcaaaaaaaatcagcaaggaaAACGTAGGCCCAGGAGCAATGGTGATATTCTGGCGACTAACAGTTTATGGCCAACTGCAGCAGGCACGTGGCAGAGGATGCCCAAGGAGACACCTGGAATGGACTTGGTAATGCAAGACTTTGTATCAGGGAGAGATGCTGCAATCCAAAGGAAATGTCAAGATGAAACTACTGAGAAACTCACTAAAGAAATAGATAAcgaacaggaaaacaaagaacCAAAGTCACACAAACCCATTTTAACCAATTTTGTAGTTGAGATTTAA
- the EVI2B gene encoding protein EVI2B, producing MCRGGCRKMASNQVILVVLYGEIWKSLSTATPQSISMNKRNTYTSIRGPIEDKAPLYQLQATGPSLHKSGRALTVTTPSQFPKADAEPSDGSWIAALIIGIILVSMIMAIIIILLWKCCRRPVLADSNWAGRSPFADGDVPDVFMDSNQATKRSSTLFMLPWKWKQDINLQHDPTASEKPSHCPTSNEKSQLPPPAEGCSAASPAASHADASPAPTSEAATCAWASCPHPAAPPECPDLPPPPDWLREPTEDHSSDLGKNQEFHSETEEQLPPPPELLIQEIHEPLPQPEHPV from the exons ATGTGCAG GGGAGGCTGCAGGAAAATGGCCAGCAACCAAGTAATACTGGTCGTCCTCTATGGCGAAATCTGGAAATCACTTTCTACAGCAACACCTCAAAGCATTTCCatgaataaaagaaatacatacaCCAGCATCAGGGGTCCAATAGAAGACAAAGCTCCTCTATATCAATTGCAAGCAACTGGACCCAGTTTACACAAATCTGGAAGAGCACTGACAGTTACAACACCATCTCAGTTCCCCAAAGCAGATGCAGAACCTAGCGATGGAAGCTGGATTGCAGCACTGATAATTGGCATTATTTTGGTTAGTATGATAATGGCTATTATTATCATTCTTCTGTGGAAATGCTGCAGGAGGCCAGTTCTAGCTGATTCAAATTGGGCAGGCCGTTCTCCATTTGCAGATGGAGACGTACCAGATGTCTTTATGGACTCTAACCAGGCTACCAAACGTTCATCAACTTTATTTATGTTGCCTTGGAAATGGAAACAAGACATAAACCTACAGCACGATCCCACTGCATCAGAGAAACCATCCCACTGCCCTACCAGTAACGAAAAGAGCCAGCTGCCTCCGCCAGCCgagggctgctctgcagccagtCCTGCAGCGTCCCACGCGGATGCATCTCCAGCTCCCACCTCAGAAGCAGCAACCTGTGCATGGGCCTCCTgtcctcacccagcagctccacccgAATGCCCAGATCTGCCACCTCCACCGGACTGGCTCAGGGAACCGACCGAGGATCACAGCTCAGATCTCGGCAAGAACCAGGAATTCCACTCGGAAACAGAGGAGCAATTGCCCCCACCACCCGAGTTACTTATTCAAGAGATTCATGAACCACTGCCCCAGCCAGAACACCCTGTGTAG
- the OMG gene encoding oligodendrocyte-myelin glycoprotein, protein MEYQILNTSTCLLVLLFFIPTVLGICPSNCTCSGNDRNVDCSGRNLTILPDGLQDNITYLNLSFNQFVDLDHQLTRFTNLRTLDISNNWLKNVPAHLPKSLWELYAINNNIKVLQKLDTAYQWNLKVLDVSRNMVERAVLINNTLSSLKFLNLSSNKLWTVPTNMPYNIETVDLSNNFLSQILPGTLVRLQHLTSLYLHNNKFTYIPDKAFDQLFQLQVVTLYNNPWSCSDKQNIPYLLKWVQGTAASVLGAPCANQSALWMSATPTSAAPTGPDSSLMIKGMKAADKATSPVATESTKMTKMHKQFKAKEVATLATLSQTVLFTSTDRPLLLYPEDLRTRKVSSQEAAATHTIYIKDSTEVNSSLTRSTGSSTTPMTLSITSGMPTNYSKMPQSTTATLRKEESTTNILNTHVPSKASICEIYLVYAVMLNAVAMFIG, encoded by the coding sequence ATGGAATACCAGATACTGAATACATCTACCTGTCTGCTGGTCCTTCTGTTTTTCATACCCACTGTTTTGGGTATCTGTCCTTCTAACTGTACATGCTCAGGAAACGACAGGAATGTGGACTGTTCAGGCAGAAACTTAACTATACTGCCAGACGGACTTCAAGACAACATTACCTATTTAAATCTGTCCTTTAACCAGTTTGTAGATCTCGATCATCAGCTAACGAGATTCACCAATTTGAGGACCCTTGATATTTCAAATAATTGGCTCAAAAATGTTCCTGCTCATCTGCCCAAGTCCTTATGGGAATTATATGCCATAAACAACAACATTAAAGTTCTTCAGAAACTTGACACAGCTTACCAGTGGAATCTTAAAGTGCTCGATGTTTCCAGGAACATGGTGGAAAGAGCTGTTCTGATCAACAACACACTGAGCAGTCTCAAGTTTCTCAATCTCAGTAGCAACAAACTTTGGACAGTTCCAACCAATATGCCCTACAACATAGAGACGGTGGATCTATCCAATAACTTCTTGTCCCAGATACTTCCAGGAACACTGGTGAGACTACAACACCTTACAAGCCTCTACCTGCACAACAACAAGTTCACATACATTCCCGACAAAGCTTTTGACCAGCTCTTTCAGCTGCAAGTAGTAACACTATATAACAACCCCTGGTCCTGCAGCGATAAACAAAATATCCCTTATTTGCTCAAATGGGTGCAGGGAACAGCTGCCAGTGTTCTAGGGGCTCCCTGTGCTAATCAGTCTGCGCTCTGGATGAGCGCCACGCCAACTTCAGCGGCTCCCACCGGTCCAGACTCCAGCCTCATGATTAAAGGGATGAAGGCAGCAGACAAAGCTACTTCTCCAGTGGCAACCGAGTCGAccaaaatgacaaaaatgcaTAAACAATTTAAAGCTAAGGAAGTTGCCACCTTGGCGACCTTAAGCCAAACCGTACTGTTTACGAGCACAGACCGACCACTGCTCCTCTATCCCGAAGATCTGAGGACTAGGAAGGTTAGTTCTCAAGAAGCAGCAGCCACACACACAATCTACATCAAAGATTCAACCGAAGTGAACTCAAGCCTGACTCGTTCAACAGGATCATCCACTACTCCTATGACTTTAAGTATCACCAGTGGAATGCCAACAAACTACTCCAAAATGCCTCAAAGCACAACCGCTACCTTAAGGAAAGAGGAATCCACTACAAATATTTTGAATACTCATGTGCCCTCCAAAGCAAGTATCTGTGAGATATATTTGGTTTATGCTGTAATGCTTAATGCAGTGGCAATGTTTATTGGCTAA